Proteins co-encoded in one Candidatus Ryanbacteria bacterium CG10_big_fil_rev_8_21_14_0_10_43_42 genomic window:
- a CDS encoding response regulator — MSDEQKKTILIVDDDEYLLEMYVLKFKEAGFVVETAQDGKSAIEVAREKQPAVILLDVVLPAMDGFEILRNIRTEKLVPHARIIMLTNLGQKNDTEKGKALGADGYIVKAHFTPSEVVEKVEAILKK; from the coding sequence ATGAGCGACGAGCAGAAAAAAACAATACTTATTGTGGACGATGATGAGTATTTACTCGAAATGTATGTTCTTAAGTTTAAGGAAGCTGGGTTTGTTGTGGAGACGGCTCAAGATGGAAAGAGCGCTATAGAGGTTGCAAGAGAAAAACAGCCCGCAGTCATTTTGTTGGATGTAGTACTGCCTGCTATGGATGGATTTGAAATATTGCGCAATATTCGTACCGAGAAACTTGTTCCTCATGCCCGCATTATCATGCTTACCAATTTGGGACAGAAGAATGATACAGAAAAAGGAAAAGCACTTGGTGCTGACGGATATATTGTAAAAGCACACTTTACGCCATCAGAAGTGGTAGAAAAAGTAGAAGCCATTCTTAAGAAATAG
- a CDS encoding type IV pili twitching motility protein PilT, with product MDYQHELEDLVLNVAREDASDLHITVGRHPTLRIAGQLIPLTEKEVITPEIAEGLVSAMLTAEQKKEFMVLREMDFSFSYKDKLRFRGNAFFQRGHIGIALRLISYQIRKLEDLNLPALLVDFTRREQGFFLVVGPTGHGKSTTLATLVDMINHERAEHIVTIEDPIEYLFVPDRSIVDQREVKTDTESFGKALRSMFREDINVAMIGEMRDAETISAAVTAAETGHLIFSSLHTNSASQTIDRIIDSFPAAQQPQTRSQLASTLLGVFSQRLIPRVSGGLIPAYEFMIGNSAVRNLIRENKVHEIDLVIDTSSQDGMISLNRSLMDLLRAGEITLESALNHSLNPEELSSISRRL from the coding sequence ATGGATTATCAACATGAACTTGAAGATCTTGTTTTGAACGTGGCGCGGGAGGATGCTTCGGACCTTCACATTACTGTAGGAAGGCATCCGACCCTTCGTATCGCCGGACAGCTGATTCCACTTACGGAAAAGGAAGTTATTACCCCCGAAATAGCGGAAGGCCTTGTTTCCGCTATGCTTACAGCGGAACAAAAGAAGGAATTTATGGTGCTTCGGGAAATGGATTTTTCTTTTTCTTATAAGGATAAACTTCGATTTCGAGGCAATGCATTTTTTCAACGCGGGCATATCGGTATTGCTCTTCGTTTAATAAGTTATCAAATTCGTAAACTTGAGGATTTGAATCTTCCGGCGCTTTTGGTTGATTTTACGCGCCGCGAGCAGGGATTTTTTTTGGTAGTGGGACCGACAGGACATGGTAAGTCTACAACACTCGCCACGCTTGTTGATATGATAAACCATGAGCGCGCCGAACATATTGTTACTATTGAAGATCCTATCGAGTATTTGTTTGTACCTGATCGGTCCATTGTTGATCAACGGGAGGTAAAAACGGATACTGAAAGTTTCGGGAAAGCGCTCCGATCCATGTTTCGTGAAGATATCAACGTTGCCATGATTGGTGAAATGAGAGATGCGGAAACCATTTCAGCGGCTGTTACAGCTGCTGAAACGGGACATCTTATTTTTTCTTCTCTGCATACCAATAGTGCGTCACAGACGATTGATCGTATTATTGATAGTTTTCCGGCGGCGCAACAGCCGCAGACACGTTCACAGTTGGCATCTACGCTTTTGGGTGTATTTTCACAGCGCCTTATTCCACGCGTTTCCGGAGGTCTGATTCCCGCCTACGAGTTTATGATAGGAAATTCGGCTGTCCGAAACTTAATTCGTGAAAATAAAGTGCATGAAATAGATTTGGTGATTGATACCAGTTCCCAGGACGGTATGATTAGCCTTAATCGTTCTCTCATGGATTTATTGCGTGCGGGAGAAATTACTCTTGAATCGGCACTTAATCACTCACTAAATCCGGAAGAACTCTCTTCAATTTCACGAAGATTGTAA